The Thermococcus henrietii genome segment AAGAAACTGAGGACCTAGAGGAGAACGCTGACAAGGTCGAGTACAAGCTCAAGGCGATGGTTTTTGACAGTGAGACGATAACAACCTACGCAAAACTAATATGGAACCAGGTCCTCACGAAGGTTGGCGACATAGCCGACCGAGCGGAGGATGCCTCCGACCAAGTAATGCTGATGGCTATAAAAAGGAGGGGGTGAAAGTATGAAGGTTCTCGTTGCGGCACCACTGCACGAGAAAGCTTTGGAGGTTTTGAAGAACGCCGGTTTTGAAGTTCTTTACGAGGAGTACCCGGACGAGGAGAAGTTGATAGAGCTCGTCCACGATGTTGACGCTATTATCGTTAGGAGCAAGCCGAAGGTGACGAGAAAGGTCATCGAAAACGCTCCCAAGCTCAAGGTCATCGGAAGGGCCGGCGTCGGCCTGGACAACATAGACCTCGAGGCCGCGAAGGAAAGGGGGGTTAAGGTCGTCAACAGCCCCGGAGCGAGCTCAAGGAGCGTTGCGGAGCTCGTCTTTGGTCTGCTCTTTGCAGTTGCCAGAAAGGTGGCCTTCGCCGACAGGAAGATGAGAAAAGGCATCTGGGCCAAGAAGCAGTGCCTCGGAATCGAACTCGAGGGCAAGACCATGGGAATCGTCGGCTTCGGAAGGATAGGCTACGAGGTCGCGAAAATCGCGAACGCCTTTGGAATGAACGTCCTCCTCTACGACCCCAAGCCGAACGAGGAGCGCGCAAAGGAGGTCGGCGGAAAGTTCGTCGAGCTTGAGGAGCTCCTCAGGGAGAGCGACGTCGTGACCTTACACGTCCCGCTCATCGATGCCACCTACCACCTCATAAACGAGGAGAGGCTCAAGCTCATGAAGAAGACCGCTATACTCATAAACGCCGCCCGCGGCCCCGTTGTTGACACCAACGCCCTCGTCAAGGCCCTCCAGGAGGGCTGGATTTACGGAGCGGGCCTCGACGTCTACGAAGAGGAGCCACTCCCGAAGGACCATCCGCTGACGAAGCTCGACAACGTGGTCCTAACGCCCCACATCGGAGCCTCCACCGAGGAGGCCCAGATGCGCGCTGGAGTCCAGGTCGCGGAGCAGATAGTCGAGATTCTCAAGGGCTGAGGCCCTTTCCATTCTTACTCTTACTTCTGACGCCCGCTGAAGCAGGTTCGGCGCTCTGAAGCGGAAACTACCTGTATGGTGTGATAGTTCTGGCGGAATGTTTACCAGTATAGTGGTAGAGTTTTGGGGAAAAGTTTACCGGTATGGTGGTAAACTTTATAGGAAGTTCGCACCAGTTTAGACCATGAAGGCAGAGGAACTCAAGAGGGTTTTGGCGGACCAGTGGGAGACCCTCCGCGAGAAGCTCGAAAGGGAGAACATCGTCGAGAGGGAGCTAAAAGAGAAGATAGTGAAGAACTTCAGCCCAACGGCCCACATAATAACGGGGCCGAGGCGCTCCGGAAAGTCCGTTCTTTCGGCAACCCTGCCGGGCAAGCCACTCTACGTAAACTTCGAGGACCCTGCGATGGCGGGGTTCGGCGTGGAGGACTACAAGGAACTACTCAGAGCCGGCTACGAGCTCCTCGGCGAGTTCGACTACATAGTCCTCGACGAGGTTCAGGAAGTTGAAGGCTGGGAGCGAATGGTCTCGGTTCTGAGGGAGAGCCATCCCACCGTCGTTACGGGGAGCAACGCTCGCCTTCTCTCGCGGGAGTTCTCAACCTACCTGACCGGCCGGTACCTGAGCTACACCCTCCTCCCGTTTTCGTTTAGGGAGTTCTTGGCTTACAGGGGGATTAAACCGGAGGTTAGAACCACGAGGGACGAGGCAAGGGTAAAGAGAGCCCTAACGGAGTACATCGAGCGCGGGGGCTTTCCAGAGGCGCTACGCTTCGGCAGGGAGTACCTCGTGAACCTCTACAACGACATAATCACGAGGGACGTTATAGTCCGCTACGGCGTTAGAAACGTCCGCGAGCTGAAGGAGGTCGCGTTCTATCTCTTCTCGAACTTCGCGGGCAGGTTTACCTACAGCAAGACGAAGAACGTCCTTGGAATCGGCAACGTCGAGACGGTCAAGAACTACGTTGAGTACCTCCAATCGGCCTACCTGATATTCGAGCTTCCTAAGTTCTCCTTCAAGCCGAAAGAAGTCGTGAGAAGCGATAAGAAAGTCTACGCAATCGACACGGGGATGCTCAACGCCGTCCTGCCGAAGGTTTCCGAGAACATCGGCAGACTCATGGAGAACGTCGTCTTCCTCGAACTCCTGAGGCTCAAACATTACTGGAGGCCGGGACTTGAGCTCTACTACTACAGGGACGCGAAGGGCGAAGTGGACTTCGTCGCCAAGGAGAACGGGAGTGTTGAGCTGATTCAGGTCACCTACGCCTCAGAGGAAGGAGAGATAGCAGGGAGGGAGCTGGAAAACCTTTTCAGGGTTATGGAACTCTCCGGCGTGAAAAGGGGAACGCTCGTGACGTGGGATTACTCCGGCGAGATAACGAGGAACGGACTGAGGGTTAACGCCGTTCCCCTCTGGAGGTGGCTTTTAAATTCCCGCGTCAATCTTTTTAACTCTCACACCCAGCCTTAGACAGGTGAATGCCTATTGATAGGGGCAATCGTCGAGGCTATAAGGCTCGCAGTGACGAGGATTCCGGACGACGTCGTTTCCGCTCTAAGAGACGCTTACGAGCGCGAGGAAAACGGGGTGGCGCGTTTCAACCTTGAGAACATATTAAGGGCGATAGAGATTGGCAGAACCGAGTCCATACCCGTCTGTCAGGACACGGGGACGCTCACCTTCTTCGTGAAAGCCGGCCTGGACAGCCCGTTTCTGGGGGAAATCGAGGGGGCGATAGTGAAAGCCACGAGGCTTGCCACGAAGGAGGTCCCGCTCAGGCCCAACGCGGTGGACGTTCTCACGGGAAAGAACTCGGGCGACAACACGGGCAGGGGCGTTCCGGTAATCCACTGGGAACTCGTTGAAGGCGATGAAATCGAGATGGCGGTTCTGCCGAAGGGTGGCGGAAGCGAGAACTGCTCGGCTTTGGCAATGCTCACGCCGGGCGAGGGATGGGAAGGAGTTAAGCGCTTCGTGGTCGAGAGGGTCAAGGCCTGCGGTGGAAAGCCCTGTCCTCCGGTTGTTCTGGGCATAGGCGTCGGCGGTGGTGCCGATTACTCCCTCCTGCTGGCAAAGAAGGCCCTCCTGAGGAGGGTCGGCGAGAGGAACCCCGATGAAAGGATTGCGGAAATCGAGGAGGAGCTCTTGGAGGAAGTGAACGCCCTCGGGATCGGCCCGATGGGGATGGGTGGGAAAACGACCGCCCTGGACGTGAAGGTAGAGGTCGCCCACAGGCATCCTGCAAGCTTTCCAGTCGGTTTAGTCGTCCAGTGCTGGGCCAACAGGCGGGCGTTTCTGAGGGTAAAGCCCGACGGGAGGGTAGAGGTGTGGCAGTGAGGCTGAAAACCCCGCTGAGCATGGAGGACGTCCTTAGACTGAAGGCGGGGGACGTCGTTTACCTGTCGGGAGAAATCGTCACCGCGAGGGACTCGGCCCACAGGCGGATTCTGAGCACACCGAGGGAAGAGCTCCCGTTTAACCCGGAGGGGGCCGTAATCTACCACTGCGGGCCGGTCGTGAGGGAGACGGAGAGGGGCTACGAGATAGTGTCTGCCGGGCCGACGACGAGCGCGAGGATGAACCGCTACCTCGACGGGGTTCTTGGCCTGGGCGTCAGGGGAATAATCGGGAAGGGAGGAATGGGCGCTGAGCCGTTCAGGGGCAGAGCGGTTTACTTCGCCTTCACGGGCGGGGCCGGCTCGCTCGCCGCCAAAAGCATAAAGCGGGTCAAAGCCGTCCACTGGCTCGACCTTGGGATACCGGAGGCCCTCTGGGTCCTCGAGGTGGAGGACTTCCCACTGATTGTTGCCATAGATGCGCACGGAAACTCGCTCTACCGGTAGGCCCTCCGCCCCTCGTTCATGGGGACTATGAAGCGCGAGTAGAACTCCCTCCACTTCCTTAGCCTCTCCGCGACCTCCTCTGGATTAACGCGAACCCTCGCAACGCCTTCCTTCATGGCTTCCTCCGCCACCGCCCTCGCCACCGCCGGGTGAACGTCGGGGTGGAACGGTGATGGAA includes the following:
- a CDS encoding ATP-binding protein, with translation MKAEELKRVLADQWETLREKLERENIVERELKEKIVKNFSPTAHIITGPRRSGKSVLSATLPGKPLYVNFEDPAMAGFGVEDYKELLRAGYELLGEFDYIVLDEVQEVEGWERMVSVLRESHPTVVTGSNARLLSREFSTYLTGRYLSYTLLPFSFREFLAYRGIKPEVRTTRDEARVKRALTEYIERGGFPEALRFGREYLVNLYNDIITRDVIVRYGVRNVRELKEVAFYLFSNFAGRFTYSKTKNVLGIGNVETVKNYVEYLQSAYLIFELPKFSFKPKEVVRSDKKVYAIDTGMLNAVLPKVSENIGRLMENVVFLELLRLKHYWRPGLELYYYRDAKGEVDFVAKENGSVELIQVTYASEEGEIAGRELENLFRVMELSGVKRGTLVTWDYSGEITRNGLRVNAVPLWRWLLNSRVNLFNSHTQP
- a CDS encoding hydroxyacid dehydrogenase; translated protein: MKVLVAAPLHEKALEVLKNAGFEVLYEEYPDEEKLIELVHDVDAIIVRSKPKVTRKVIENAPKLKVIGRAGVGLDNIDLEAAKERGVKVVNSPGASSRSVAELVFGLLFAVARKVAFADRKMRKGIWAKKQCLGIELEGKTMGIVGFGRIGYEVAKIANAFGMNVLLYDPKPNEERAKEVGGKFVELEELLRESDVVTLHVPLIDATYHLINEERLKLMKKTAILINAARGPVVDTNALVKALQEGWIYGAGLDVYEEEPLPKDHPLTKLDNVVLTPHIGASTEEAQMRAGVQVAEQIVEILKG
- a CDS encoding FumA C-terminus/TtdB family hydratase beta subunit, producing the protein MAVRLKTPLSMEDVLRLKAGDVVYLSGEIVTARDSAHRRILSTPREELPFNPEGAVIYHCGPVVRETERGYEIVSAGPTTSARMNRYLDGVLGLGVRGIIGKGGMGAEPFRGRAVYFAFTGGAGSLAAKSIKRVKAVHWLDLGIPEALWVLEVEDFPLIVAIDAHGNSLYR
- a CDS encoding fumarate hydratase — protein: MIGAIVEAIRLAVTRIPDDVVSALRDAYEREENGVARFNLENILRAIEIGRTESIPVCQDTGTLTFFVKAGLDSPFLGEIEGAIVKATRLATKEVPLRPNAVDVLTGKNSGDNTGRGVPVIHWELVEGDEIEMAVLPKGGGSENCSALAMLTPGEGWEGVKRFVVERVKACGGKPCPPVVLGIGVGGGADYSLLLAKKALLRRVGERNPDERIAEIEEELLEEVNALGIGPMGMGGKTTALDVKVEVAHRHPASFPVGLVVQCWANRRAFLRVKPDGRVEVWQ